Genomic segment of Drosophila takahashii strain IR98-3 E-12201 chromosome X, DtakHiC1v2, whole genome shotgun sequence:
ttgtccgattgacttaaaacgtTTTTTGTATATTCTTAAGATGTCAATCTACgaggaaaaaattttaaaaaaatcccccCTAAAGGGgttagatacatatagaactgtaattttttcaagtttttcgtgattttttttaaccaacaaGGAATTGTGCTGGGATTTCgtaacttggcatgttgattacattgttcttatataattttaaaaatctatttttttcataattttctttttgtttttggctaacaaaaaatacttaaacgtaCAAATTTGTACATTAATTGTATTACAAAAATTTCTGTAAGAGCAGCTTGATGATCGAAACATTACGTTTCGAGATACACGATAAAAAGGCAttttaagtaataaaatatatgtactgcacaaggaaggtgggtgccgtcatcttgctataagttccaaaataggcCGAATTTCCgcgtgaaactttcatgacacatttttaaagagttaTTCCACCAatttaagtaataaaaaaatggaatttttattttttctatatgtatctccctcCTTAAATCAAAATAGGTCGAATTTCCgcgtgaaactttcatgacacatttttTAAGAGTTATTCCACCAatttaagtaataaaaaaaatggaatttttaattttcctatatGTATCGCCCCCCCTTAAATCAAATAGCCATTCATCCCCTTCGATCCTTGCAGGTCAGCCAGGAAAACGCCGAGATGCAGTGCGACTGCTTCCTCACCGGCGACGAGGAGGCCCAGGGCCATCTGAGCTGCGGCGCCGGCTGCATCAATCGCATGCTGATGATCGAGTGCGGCCCGCTGTGCACCAACGGCCAGCGCTGCACGAACAAGCGCTTCCAGCAGCACCAGTGCTGGCCCTGCCGCGTCTTTCGCACCGAGAAGAAGGGCTGCGGCATCACCGCGGAGCTGCAAATGCCGCCCGGCGAGTTCATCATGGAGTACGTCGGCGAGGTGATCGACAGCGAGGAGTTCGAGCGGCGGCAGCACCTCTATTCGAAGGACCGCAAGCGGCACTACTACTTCATGGCGCTGCGCGGCGAGGCGATCATCGATGCCACCTCCAAGGGGAATATATCGCGGTACATCAACCACAGCTGCGATCCGAATGCCGAGACCCAGAAGTGGACGGTCAACGGCGAGCTGCGCATCGGCTTCTTCAGCGTGAAGCCCATTCAGCCGGGCGAGGAGATCACCTTCGACTATCAGTATCAGCGGTACGGACGCGATGCGCAGCGCTGCTACTGCGAGGCGGCCAACTGCAGGGGCTGGATTGGCGGCGAGCCGGACTCCGATGAGGGTGAGCAGCTGGACGTGAGCAGCGACAGcgaggcggaggcggaggccgaggaggtggaggtggaggacctcgatgcggatgcggagcCCGAGAAGACGTCGAAGGGGAAGACGGGCAGGTCTAGCAAAATCAAGGTGAAGCTGCCGCTCTCGCAGGCTGCCAGTCGCAAGCGGAAGCCCAAGCCCAAGGATCGGGAATACAAGGCCGGCCGCTGGCTGAAGCCGACGAGGGAGAAGGCGACGCGGAAGCCGAAGGTCAGCAAGTTCCATGCCATGCTCGAGGATCCCGATGTGCTCGAGGAGCTGTCGCTGCTCAGCCGCAGCGGTCTGAAGAACCAGCTGGACACGCTGCGCTTCTCGCGCTGCCTGGTCCGCGCCAAGCTGCTACCAACGCGCCTCCAGCTGCTCGGAGTTCTAACGCGCGGCGAGCTGCCCTGCCGCCGGCTCTTCCTCGACTACCACGGCCTGCGGCTGCTGCACGCCTGGATCAGCGAGAGCGGCAGCGATGGCCAGCTGCGAATGGCCCTGCTCGACACCCTCGAGTCGCTGCCCATTCCGAATCGCACCATGCTGAACGACAGCCGCGTCTACCAGAGCGTCCAGCTGTGGAGCAACAGCTTGGCGGAGGCGTCGGAGGCGTCGGAGGAGCAGCACAAACGGATGGTGGCCCTGCTGGAGAAGTGGCAAGCGCTGCCCGAGATCTTTCGCATACCCAAGCGCGAGCGCATCGAGCAGATGAAGGAGCACGAGCGGGAGGCCGACCGCCAGCAGAAGCACGTCCATGCGAGCACCGCTCTGGAGGATCAGCGCGAGCGGATTGgcgagagcagcagcaacgatCGCTTCCGGCAGGATCGCTTTCGCCGGGACACGAACAGCAGTCGCATGACTGGCAGCAAGCCGACAAGGATGAGCGGCAACAATACGATATGCACGATCACCACGCAGCCGAAGGGCAGCAATGGATCCTCGGACGGCATGGCCAGGAACGATAATCGCCGACGGGCGGAGATGGGTAATCCCGCCGCGGAGCCACGACGCACGCTGTCCAAGGAGCTCAGGCGCAGTCTGTTCGAGCGGAAGGTGAGTGGCGGAAAAAGCGTTATCcataattatacccttgcagagggtctGTCCGTTAGTTTGTCCTTCTGTCCGCcagtttgtccgtctgtccgtccgtttctacgcaaactagtctctcagttttgaagctatcggcttgaaactttcccaaaagtcttctttttattgcagctAGTATAAAAATCGGAatcagccggatcggacaactatatctcaTAGCTCCCATAGCAATAATCGAAAAAagaatgataatgataatgcttcgatttcttttttgaaatattaccttctacttttgggaatattgttttttttatatatttctgaatttagaattaaatatttaaaaaataggatcactatatcatatggctgccataggaacggtcggaaaatttttgaaaaaatattctaccttcgctgttttttgaaatattaccttctacttttgggaataatgttttttatacatttctgaatttcggattaaattttaaaaaactggaCGACTATAGTtcttccataggaataatcggaaAAATAATGGACAAAATATTCTAGCTTCGGTAttctttttgaaatattaccttctacttttgggaataatgttttttttatatatttctgaatttagaattaaatatttaaaaaatcggatcaatatatcatatagctgtcataggaactCTCGgaaaaattatggaaaaaaaattctagcttcggtgttttttgaaatattaccttctacttttgggaataatgttttttgtatatttctgAAGTTcggattaaattaaataataaatcggacaactatatcacaTAGCTCCCATAAGAATAatcgaaaaaatgaaaaaaataattctaaaatattaccttctacttttgggaataatgttttttatacaCTTCTGAATGTctgattacattttaaatcggacaactatagTCCTTCcatagaaataataggaaaaataatggaccaaaaaattctagcttcggtgtttttttaaatattaccttctacttttaggaataatgtttataatacgtttctgaatttcggattaaatttaataaatttataggaacgatctgaaaattaatgggaaaatcataggaaataaattgtagctactttagtttttattgtgttctcttctactctaggatgtcactttattttaatatttccgaatttcgaaataaattgaacaaaaatcggacgattttattatatagctgccatagcaaggttagaaaaaataatgtcaaataatacgaaatttaacactttagcgatttgaaaatataaaatgggaaagatctgcaagggtatataagcttcttGATTATTTCTCATTTCTAACATCTACCACATTCCATCCAGGTTGCCCTCGATGAGGCCGAGAAACGGGTTTGCAGCGAGGACTGGCGGGAGCACGAGCTGCGCTGCGAGATCTTTGGCGCCGATCTCAACACGGATCCCAAGCAGCTGCCCTTCTATCAGAACGCGGACACGGGCGAATGGTTCAACAGCGAGGACATGCCAGTGCCAGCGCCGCAGCGCACAGAGCTCCTCTCGCAGGCGCTGCTCTCGCCCGAAACGCCGGACAACGGCGGCAGCGGACAGGCAGCTCCGCCGGCCGTCGAGTACAAGCTGCCGGCCGGCGTGGATCCCCTGCCGCCCGCCTGGCACTGGCGGATGACCAGCGACGGCGACATCTACTACTACAATCTGCGCGAACGCATCTCGCAATGGGAGCCGCCCAGTCCCGAGCAGCGCCTCCAGACTTTGGTCGAGGAGGATgcgacgcagcagcagcagcagccgcttcACGAGCTCCAGATCGATCCCGCGCTCCTGGCCACCGAGCTCATCCAGGTGGACCTCGATTACGTGGGCTCGCTCAGCTCCAAGTCCCTGGCCCAGTTTGTCGAGGCCAAGGTGCGGGAGCGGCGCGAGCTGCGACGCAGTCGCTTGGTCTCCGTCCGTGTGATTAGTCCGCGACGAGACGAGGATCGCCTGTACAATCAGCTGGAGTCGCGAAAGTACAAGGAGAACAAGGAGAAGATCCGCCGTCGCAAGGAGTTCTTCCGTCGCCGCAAGATCGACGCTGCTTCTGCTCAGCCGAATTCCTCGACGAATCCAGACGATGCTGCCGCCGATAGCAGCAATTCACTGCCCATTCAGGCCTACCTGTACTCATCCGACGAGGATGCTCCCGCGGATGCTGCTCCAGCTGGAGCTGCGGAGCCGCCCCTCGCCGATGGGCAGACTGCGGCCCAGGCGGAGGAGCTGGATTCACTTAACTTGGCGCCGAGCACCAGTCATGCGGCTCTGGCCGCTCTCGGCAAGACCACAGTCGTCGGCAGTCAGGCGGCGGCACAATCAGCCGGAGCAAGTGGCAAGCGCAAGCTGCCAATGCCACCGaatgcggcggcggcggtgaaGAAGCATCGCCAGGAGCACCGCAGCAAGAAGAGCAAAAGGTGGGTCTTGGGTCGCTTTGAGTTTATATTCCTAATCAGCACCGCTAGACTAGTGCGTCTAGCCGTGTCCGTAAGTCTGTCCGTCAGTTTGTCCGTAAGTCTGTCCGTCAGTCTGTCCGCATGTTTGTCCGTCAGTTTGTTCGTCAGTCTGTCCCTTTCTACTCAAACTAGtcgctcagtttaaaagctatcgGAATAAAACTTTCCAAAAAGtcatttctgaatttcgattttaattctATCAAATTcgtaaaattaatggaaacttaatgggaaaaaattatattaattttattgttgattttattgaattcTCTTCTTCTATGGGATAtagattttctttaatatttcaagatttcgaattaaatttatcaaaactcggttgactatattatatagctatTTATATAGGAAGGATTTTCCtaatcagcatcactagacgagtccatctaaccatgtccgtaagtctgtccgtttgtccgtttctacgcaaactagtctctcagttttaaagctatcgaaatgaaactttcccaaaagtcttctatcTTTTGCTGATAGTATATAAGTTTCGTTCTCagacggatcggacaactatatcatttagctcccataggaatctTCAGTGGTTTTAACAAttctaaattcaattttaatttgatcaaattcGTAAAATTAATGGTgacttttatttgattttattgtattttctttttcaagggGATATAGATTTTCTATAATATTTCAAGACTTGGAATTATGTATTTAGGAAGGatctaaaaatctaaaaatgtaatgtcatgtttttgcaatttaataggaatgatctgcaaggatatatataaaattcggCTGTGCCGAAGTTAGATTCCTttcttgtaatttattttaaatatttcatattctaGCTCGCACAGCCTTTTGACGACCACCAGCGGACGCGAGGCCCACGAGAAGTTCCGCTTCGAAATAAGCGGGCATGTCGCCGACTTTCTGCGACCCTATCGCAAGGACAGCTGCCAACTGGGTCGGATCACCAGCGACGAGGACTACAAGTTCTTAATTAAGAGGGTCAGTTGTGAAGTTCTACAAATTCCCTTCCGTTTCCTTATTTTTGCGTACCTCCTGCAGCTCAGCCATCATATTACCACCAAGGAAGTGCGCTATTGCGACGTCACCGGCAATCCCTTGTCCTGCACGGAGTCGGTCAAGCACAAGTCCTACGACTTCATCAACCAGTACATGCGAAAGAAGGGCCGCGTCTATCGGAAACCAGCGGAAAGCACTATATTCTAGCACACCCAATTCAACGGCGGGAGGACATgtccttctttttcttcttcacttAATACCCAACCAAATTGCGCATGAACTAAGAACTAAAAACGTATAATAACTATAACTATAactagaattttattttaagtgcaAACCTTAGATAAGAACAAACCCCTTAGTATGCGATCTACCCTCGAAGCGGGTAGCGTCTTAAGTGAAAACCACTAGAACATTATGAATCTTAAAGAGAGAGTTAGAGAATTATTAAATACAcggaaaataaatggaaaatcacacatacatttataattttataatatctgGGACTTGGAATTTCGTATAAgtgtaaaacaattttaggGAATTGTGGTTTTCTATGATTTTTTCAAGCTaacaacaaatataataaatatgccATAATAGAATTGGTAAAattacaaacaacaaaaagtgtattattttttagaaattatagGTTACAATCTCTTCATCTAGCTCGCTGAAAACTTTTTGACATGGAAAGAAAAGAGACGGCTACATGTGTGTACCGTAAGTGCAAGCGAGATAAAAAACCGTACATTCAATAGAAgtggaaacaaattaaaattactataAATCTCTGTTTGGGAATATAATCCCATTTTTACAGCCACTCGGTAATTAATGTGTCCCTTGCAGAGAGCATTATAATTTAAGGCAAACATAAACTACACCTACaacataaatttgaaaacaaattatactTGTCAGATTCTATGAGATAAtgagaaaaaaattctatatttctatatttttcggtttttccaaaaaattaaattgttacaATTGGATtccgaaaattataaaatatttggaggTCGTCACTTTTTGTAaatttcagggaccgtaactgttatgaAGTTCatgttaaaaatcacattttaacagttattttcggattcgtaaagtaaaactcaaagaataactgtgattttttgagttttataataaaagttgacaaataacagttattcgtcgtgataaaaaataaaactcagacttgatttatggcgattttctgggtaaaacaaatttaaaaaaatatagttttacaatatttacggttggcattttttaaagatttttagtaagtcattttatttttaattatttaattttttcaaatgtcaagggaataactgttacataatacataatacatacaaatcaacaaataacagttattttttgagttttattataaaaatcaaaaaataaaagtcattacggatttgtaaactacaatggctaacaaaaataatgatgtatttaaaaaaattttatgactCCTTCTattgcatgattttttttggtaagaaaaattgcatgatttttttggcaagaaaaatgtacaataacagttattttcggtccctggtaaATTTAGCCCCTTTTTGTTATAGCAAGCATTTAGTTGGCTgcttatacatatatttaatatttattaactcgGCTCTAGGGGCACAAGATGAGGGGAACACAGCTGCCACGTTCGTCGCGGGCGTAACCCCTTGCACAATGGCAGCCCGTTGGGTTTTTCCAGCACCGCTGACTAAACTCCTGGCAGAAGGACTCGCACCGACAGATCGGATTGCTCAGACGGCACTCGTAGGCTCCACATCTTCCGGAACCGTCCAGTGCTCCCAGCATAGCTGGCACCATAGTTAGCAGAAGGATCAGAACTGCCGAATCTCGATTTAGTTTCGGCACAATGCCGGCCTTCTGCCTAAAGTGTCTAGCTATTTATAACCACAAAGCAACAGATTTCaggtgtttaaataaaaactcattttCAAGGTACTTAAGATTTTTGAAGTGTTTGGGTGACAAAaagttttgtatattttgaatggataattttatattcggcttagtcaaaaaatttaaaagaaatattaattataaatatatcaaaggataagcttcatgCTTAATTGtatgtttataataatttcaaatttctatCTAGATTTAATCAATAAACATATTATGCATTTAACCAGcgtgtaaatt
This window contains:
- the Set2 gene encoding histone-lysine N-methyltransferase Set2, giving the protein MEESSSSPAVASRGRGRGRPPKQVAPSQPEPPTATATPPPPDAGEDQCRRSSRKKIIKFDVRDLLNKNRKAHKIQIEARIDSNPGCSSSSSASASRLFSMFDSNQQATSKLPPPPTPPPPIALEIFAKPRATQSLIVAQVSSSEPSARKRGRPRKSQPTVVSSDSDTNSTGTGTSSTSTSGQDGQDGQEEVNRKPKSKLRVSLKRLNLSRRQESSDSGSGSGSGSTFSSPEVEVEVEVEPPALQDDNAMDEQPEPEQQQEQQMVMNEEEGNSDSDSQIIFIEIETESPKRQEEQEEQEPNLDEIMVEVLSGPPSLWSEEDQEEEEPTASSPAPRRSRRSAQPRGGGGGGSSSSQQGKTLEETFAEIAAESSKQILAAEEEVVEEEEESHVLIDLIEDSLSQPANVEEKQNQEFVIEFVEETEKETEKETETQPVVSESESPVPAKELPNQEAPKPEAAEEIPEKLEPPTEPKDSIESAEEPQPNDEANSNSNSISMAADPKSTSKRIPMNDDIDTKLATMQVSESDTPEEKPALSAREKPPDEAEGLKSPPETETEQQEQKKAETAEPEKEVKSSPAAEERESKPLEKSSSPPEAIILKQKDEPEAIEATNSSLAMEELDKETAKSPTEADTIKKPVTDHSSCKPTKETAKEKGFSPGFVECDAMFKAMDKANAQLRLEEKSKKRQKKVPALGQKKPLGGRGGGKTTTSPPHSPKLERNSSPSSDSNQVSKLMKRSKAKKKLNPRRSTICEEAKERLAASSPVSSSNSSDSSAKRRNLPEQPAAKLDLRRNTICEDHRSTPVPLTKRRFSMHPKASANPLHDTLLRSATSSASAAASAAGKKRGRKLGSSRQNSLDSSCSASKKDALLETESSESTAELEATNPLSDIAKFIEDGVNLLKRDYKVEEEEEEQQQQEDEFAQRVANMETPATTPSPSPTQSNPEDPGNPGKLLLQENNSSSGGVRRSHRIKQKPQGQRASQGRGVASAGLAPISMDEQLAELASIEAINEQFLRSEGLNTFQPLRENYYRCARQVSQENAEMQCDCFLTGDEEAQGHLSCGAGCINRMLMIECGPLCTNGQRCTNKRFQQHQCWPCRVFRTEKKGCGITAELQMPPGEFIMEYVGEVIDSEEFERRQHLYSKDRKRHYYFMALRGEAIIDATSKGNISRYINHSCDPNAETQKWTVNGELRIGFFSVKPIQPGEEITFDYQYQRYGRDAQRCYCEAANCRGWIGGEPDSDEGEQLDVSSDSEAEAEAEEVEVEDLDADAEPEKTSKGKTGRSSKIKVKLPLSQAASRKRKPKPKDREYKAGRWLKPTREKATRKPKVSKFHAMLEDPDVLEELSLLSRSGLKNQLDTLRFSRCLVRAKLLPTRLQLLGVLTRGELPCRRLFLDYHGLRLLHAWISESGSDGQLRMALLDTLESLPIPNRTMLNDSRVYQSVQLWSNSLAEASEASEEQHKRMVALLEKWQALPEIFRIPKRERIEQMKEHEREADRQQKHVHASTALEDQRERIGESSSNDRFRQDRFRRDTNSSRMTGSKPTRMSGNNTICTITTQPKGSNGSSDGMARNDNRRRAEMGNPAAEPRRTLSKELRRSLFERKVALDEAEKRVCSEDWREHELRCEIFGADLNTDPKQLPFYQNADTGEWFNSEDMPVPAPQRTELLSQALLSPETPDNGGSGQAAPPAVEYKLPAGVDPLPPAWHWRMTSDGDIYYYNLRERISQWEPPSPEQRLQTLVEEDATQQQQQPLHELQIDPALLATELIQVDLDYVGSLSSKSLAQFVEAKVRERRELRRSRLVSVRVISPRRDEDRLYNQLESRKYKENKEKIRRRKEFFRRRKIDAASAQPNSSTNPDDAAADSSNSLPIQAYLYSSDEDAPADAAPAGAAEPPLADGQTAAQAEELDSLNLAPSTSHAALAALGKTTVVGSQAAAQSAGASGKRKLPMPPNAAAAVKKHRQEHRSKKSKSSHSLLTTTSGREAHEKFRFEISGHVADFLRPYRKDSCQLGRITSDEDYKFLIKRLSHHITTKEVRYCDVTGNPLSCTESVKHKSYDFINQYMRKKGRVYRKPAESTIF
- the LOC108066682 gene encoding uncharacterized protein, whose translation is MVPAMLGALDGSGRCGAYECRLSNPICRCESFCQEFSQRCWKNPTGCHCARGYARDERGSCVPLILCP